One Paramisgurnus dabryanus chromosome 9, PD_genome_1.1, whole genome shotgun sequence DNA segment encodes these proteins:
- the LOC135739897 gene encoding lysophosphatidic acid receptor 6-like, with amino-acid sequence MDSPALHLLLCLENRRLLGYLEMTLRLQGLSFLAPEPEAASVPKPELEHVGQSISEPGADIDLIDLWLTDPNPTLIPTLVSLLVPYVNLHPSCTLIPPPVLDPSAPLLSSRSFALPHLGPLLQQGLKESFRPRFGSPVPHRQRSLDTSHLHLASPLPHHRRSLSARRLHWVPSGLQVVPGSQRLASLLPLLWCCPGPSTTHCRLLISSWLRLRCLDPGIPSTRHPFHSGSSHHQLHHCPECRLLLAFHLSLLPFSSLPFLLSPWREDAPIRGEHAVTHRHVWIRMYNNTNLINDSHQNPCVFNETLTYVLLPVSYSLVFVVGLVLNITAMYFILFRTKPWNPTTIYIINLTVCDTLYLLTLPFLIFYYVDDSDWPFGEPMCKLIRFLFYTNLYGSVLFLSCISMHRFLGVCHPVRSLSWMKARQARLVSVCMWVIVLIFQSPILYFSRTRDAGEIQVCYDTTSKDLFNYYLVYSSVVMGLLFVLPFGVVLVCNGLIVRKLLETGVGRSPSSQRSRQKSVKMIIIVLLNFMLCFLPFHVNRSIYYAIRFQQVNCKTLEYISMAYKVTRPLVSINSCVDPILYFMAGQGFRNRVNKKSDSTKRFDDTL; translated from the exons atggacTCACCCGCACTACACCTTCTTCTCTGTCTAGAGAACCGAAGGCTCCTGGGCTACCTGGAGATGACACTCCGGTTGCAGGGGCTCTCTTTCCTTGCTCCAGAGCCCGAGGCGGCTTCTGTACCCAAGCCAGAGCTTGAGCATGTGGGTCAGTCCATTTCAGAGCCAGGAGCAGACATCGACCTTATAGACCTGTGGTTGACGGATCCTAATCCCACCCTGATTCCCACCCTTGTGTCTTTGCTGGTCCCGTACGTAAATCTTCATCCGTCCTGTACCCTGATTCCTCCTCCTGTGCTGGATCCGTCGGCACCCCTGTTGTCATCACGCTCCTTCGCTCTGCCTCACCTCGGACCTCTCCTAcagcaaggcctgaaagagagtTTCCGGCCACGCTTTGGTTCTCCGGTTCCACACCGCCAACGCAGCTTGGACACCAGTCACCTGCACCTTGCCTCACCACTCCCTCATCACCGCCGCAGCCTGTCTGCCCGGAGACTCCACTGGGTTCCTTCGGGACTCCAGGTCGTTCCTGGGAGTCAGCGGCTGGCCTCCTTGCTTCCTTTGCTGTGGTGTTGTCCCGGTCCTTCGACCACTCATTGCCGGTTGCTCATTTCGTCATGGCTCCGCCTCCGGTGTTTGGACCCTGGGATTCCCTCAACGCGTCATCCATTCCACTCTGGCTCCTCCCACCATCAGCTCCACCATTGCCCAGAGTGCCGACTCCTCCTCGCCTTCCACCTAAGCCTCCTCCCCTTTTCCTCACTCCCCTTCCTTCTGTCACCATGGCGCGAGGACGCGCCTATTCGAGGGGAGCATGCTGTCACACACCGTCAC GTCTGGATCAGAATGTATAATAACACAAATCTAATCAATGACAGCCATCAGAACCCCTGTGTTTTCAATGAGACCTTAACCTACGTTCTTCTTCCAGTGAGTTACTCTCTGGTGTTTGTGGTGGGTCTGGTTCTAAACATCACCGCCATGTATTTCATCCTGTTTCGAACCAAACCCTGGAATCCCACCACCATCTACATAATCAACCTCACAGTTTGTGACACCCTTTACCTCCTAACTCTCCCGTTCCTCATCTTCTACTACGTCGATGATAGCGACTGGCCATTCGGTGAGCCCATGTGTAAACTCATTCGTTTTCTCTTCTACACAAACCTCTATGGAAGCGTCCTCTTCCTCAGCTGCATCAGTATGCACAGGTTTTTGGGCGTGTGCCACCCGGTGCGCTCTTTATCCTGGATGAAAGCTCGCCAGGCACGTTTGGTCTCTGTGTGCATGTGGGTGATCGTGCTCATCTTCCAGTCACCGATCCTCTATTTCTCCAGGACGAGAGATGCTGGTGAGATACAGGTGTGTTATGACACCACCAGCAAGGATCTCTTCAATTACTATCTGGTTTATAGCTCAGTGGTTATGGGTTTGCTTTTCGTCCTACCGTTTGGGGTGGTGCTGGTCTGTAACGGTCTAATAGTGAGGAAGCTTCTAGAAACTGGAGTGGGTAGAAGCCCATCGTCACAGCGTTCCAGGCAGAAATCTGTGAAGATGATCATTATCGTCCTTCTCAACTTCATGTTGTGTTTTCTGCCCTTCCACGTGAATCGTAGTATATATTACGCCATTCGCTTTCAGCAGGTGAACTGCAAGACGCTAGAGTACATCAGCATGGCTTACAAGGTCACACGACCGCTGGTTAGCATCAACAGCTGCGTTGACCCCATCCTTTACTTCATGGCAGGACAGGGTTTTAGAAACAGAGTTAACAAAAAGTCAGATTCAACCAAGAGGTTTGACGATACCCTTTAA